A window of Candidatus Deferrimicrobiaceae bacterium contains these coding sequences:
- a CDS encoding cytochrome c: MSKRIAFWIFLVGTLSSSLLFLYLTFDTQRQVVALSHADRIDEHVVDGKRAFQKYNCNDCHTILGFGGYYAPDLTRVLQRVGADGIRIRVSDPGRAFANGWRKMPNQHVTVAEIDALVAFFTWVGGIENGDWPPQDSRKRLSRGSERLVSAAGVSPGAAVFQTKGCMNCHALHGVGGTFGPALDEVGARRTRESIANYIGNPKAQNPAAKMPPQTGLTDREREEVARFLAGQRQGGV; the protein is encoded by the coding sequence ATGAGCAAACGCATCGCGTTCTGGATCTTCCTCGTCGGCACGCTCTCGTCCTCGCTCTTGTTCCTCTACCTCACCTTCGACACCCAGCGCCAGGTCGTCGCCCTGTCGCACGCCGACCGGATCGACGAGCACGTCGTCGACGGGAAGCGCGCCTTCCAGAAGTACAACTGCAACGACTGCCACACGATCCTCGGCTTCGGCGGCTACTACGCGCCCGACCTGACCCGGGTCCTGCAGCGGGTCGGGGCCGACGGCATCCGCATCCGGGTCTCCGACCCCGGGCGCGCCTTCGCCAACGGCTGGCGCAAGATGCCGAACCAGCACGTGACCGTTGCCGAGATCGATGCGCTCGTCGCCTTCTTCACCTGGGTCGGCGGGATCGAGAACGGCGACTGGCCGCCGCAAGACAGCCGGAAGCGGCTTTCCCGGGGCAGCGAGCGGTTGGTGTCCGCCGCTGGCGTCTCCCCCGGCGCGGCCGTCTTCCAGACCAAGGGGTGCATGAACTGCCACGCGCTTCATGGCGTCGGCGGCACCTTCGGCCCCGCGCTCGACGAGGTCGGTGCGCGCCGCACGCGGGAATCCATCGCAAACTACATCGGGAATCCCAAGGCGCAGAACCCGGCGGCGAAGATGCCGCCCCAGACCGGGCTGACCGACCGGGAGCGGGAAGAAGTCGCCCGTTTCCTCGCCGGGCAGAGGCAGGGGGGAGTATGA
- a CDS encoding nucleoside triphosphate pyrophosphatase, translating into MKSSASLILASASPRRRELLRATGIRFRVIPSRAAESAAFPGEDPRRYVRRAAWDKGYEVSVRFPGAWVLSADTIVTLDGKILGKPSDRRQAFRMLSLLAGREHRVYTAVCLLRADRSYRADATGATRVRFRALSPAEIEGYLRTGESDDKAGAYAAQGAGTALIERVSGSFSNVVGLPMAKTISMLQAAHLLDVDPDGPGWYRWAGERA; encoded by the coding sequence GTGAAATCCTCCGCCTCCCTCATCCTGGCCTCCGCGTCCCCGCGCAGGCGCGAGTTGCTCCGCGCCACCGGCATCCGCTTCCGGGTGATCCCGTCGCGCGCCGCAGAGAGCGCGGCTTTTCCGGGCGAAGATCCCCGCCGCTATGTTCGCCGGGCCGCCTGGGACAAGGGGTACGAGGTGTCCGTCCGCTTTCCGGGGGCATGGGTTCTGTCGGCCGACACGATCGTGACGCTCGACGGGAAGATTCTCGGCAAGCCGTCCGACCGCCGGCAGGCGTTCCGGATGCTGTCGCTCCTGGCCGGCCGCGAGCATCGCGTCTACACCGCCGTCTGCCTGCTCCGGGCCGACCGCTCCTACCGGGCCGACGCGACGGGCGCGACGCGCGTCCGGTTCCGGGCGCTCTCCCCCGCCGAGATCGAGGGCTACCTGCGCACGGGCGAGTCCGACGACAAGGCAGGCGCCTACGCGGCACAGGGCGCCGGGACCGCGCTGATCGAGCGCGTCTCCGGGTCGTTCAGCAACGTCGTGGGGCTGCCGATGGCGAAGACGATCTCGATGCTTCAGGCGGCGCATCTGCTCGACGTCGATCCCGACGGGCCCGGATGGTACCGGTGGGCCGGGGAACGGGCTTGA
- a CDS encoding branched-chain amino acid aminotransferase produces the protein MEISCNLLPPARRRPRPTDESKLGFGAIFTDHMVRIEYSKGRGWHDARVEPYGPITLDPAAMVFHYGQEIFEGLKAYRGKDGALLTFRPEANFERLNRSASRLCLPELPVEAALASLFALLKADADWVPSTRGTSLYIRPAMIATEAGLGVRSAGEVLFFIIAGPVGNYYARGLEPVNILVEEKYVRVPRGGTGEAKTGGNYAASLLAAKEAKEKGFDQVLWLDAVTQTTIEEVGTMNIFFLVGDELVTPPLLGSILPGITRDCVLKIARDHGWKVSERPISISEIRNAAADGSLREVFGTGTAAVISPVGMLKYKDETFPVNGGQIGAMAKQLFDEITGIQYGELPDRFGWVHRVE, from the coding sequence ATGGAAATCTCCTGTAATCTGCTTCCCCCCGCCCGACGTCGCCCCCGCCCGACCGACGAAAGCAAGCTCGGCTTCGGGGCGATCTTCACCGACCACATGGTCCGGATCGAATATTCCAAGGGCAGGGGATGGCATGACGCCCGAGTCGAGCCTTACGGCCCGATCACCCTCGACCCGGCGGCGATGGTGTTCCACTACGGCCAGGAGATTTTCGAGGGTCTCAAAGCTTATCGCGGGAAGGACGGCGCGCTCCTGACGTTCCGCCCCGAGGCCAATTTCGAGCGGCTCAACCGTTCCGCGTCCCGGCTCTGCCTGCCCGAATTGCCGGTCGAAGCGGCGCTGGCCTCCCTGTTCGCCCTGCTCAAGGCCGATGCCGACTGGGTCCCCTCGACGCGCGGCACCTCGCTCTACATCCGGCCCGCGATGATCGCGACCGAGGCGGGGCTGGGCGTCCGCTCCGCCGGCGAGGTGCTCTTCTTCATCATCGCCGGCCCGGTGGGCAACTACTATGCGCGCGGGCTCGAGCCGGTCAACATCCTCGTCGAGGAGAAGTATGTCCGCGTGCCGCGCGGCGGCACGGGCGAGGCCAAGACCGGCGGCAACTACGCCGCAAGCCTCCTCGCGGCCAAGGAGGCCAAGGAAAAGGGATTCGACCAGGTGCTCTGGCTCGACGCCGTCACGCAGACGACGATCGAGGAGGTGGGGACCATGAACATCTTCTTCCTGGTCGGGGACGAGCTCGTCACGCCGCCGCTGCTCGGGTCGATCCTCCCCGGCATCACCCGCGATTGCGTCCTGAAGATCGCACGCGACCACGGCTGGAAGGTCTCCGAGCGCCCCATCAGCATCTCCGAGATCCGCAATGCGGCGGCCGACGGGTCGCTGCGCGAAGTGTTCGGCACGGGTACCGCGGCCGTCATCTCCCCCGTCGGGATGCTCAAGTACAAAGACGAGACGTTCCCGGTGAACGGCGGGCAGATCGGCGCGATGGCCAAGCAGCTCTTCGACGAGATCACCGGCATCCAGTATGGCGAGCTCCCCGACCGGTTCGGGTGGGTGCACCGCGTCGAATAG
- the proC gene encoding pyrroline-5-carboxylate reductase has product MKGLGFIGAGNMGEAMIKGVIDAGLLPPEKVFAFDVRAERCADLHARFGVTAAATVEGMLAACDTVVVAVKPQVVPSALRELPSGASRGMLFISIAAGVPLATLMAELGNDSAVVRAMPNTPAMAGMAATGIFCSPRVSAVQKETAMALFGAFGVVVEMPKEELLDAVTAVSGSGPAYVFMFIEAMADAGVRAGLTREDAMKLSVATVEGSARMLRESGQHPGRLKDMVMSPGGTTAAAVVALEQGAFRGLVMTAVEAAWKRCRELSK; this is encoded by the coding sequence ATGAAGGGATTGGGATTCATCGGGGCGGGGAACATGGGCGAGGCGATGATCAAGGGCGTGATCGACGCGGGACTTCTGCCTCCCGAGAAAGTATTCGCATTCGACGTACGCGCCGAGCGCTGCGCCGATCTCCATGCCCGATTTGGCGTGACGGCGGCGGCGACGGTCGAGGGGATGCTGGCCGCGTGCGACACGGTCGTGGTCGCGGTCAAGCCGCAGGTGGTCCCTTCCGCGCTCCGGGAGCTGCCGTCCGGGGCGTCCAGGGGCATGCTCTTCATCTCGATCGCCGCGGGCGTTCCCCTGGCGACACTCATGGCCGAGCTGGGAAACGACAGTGCGGTCGTGCGGGCGATGCCGAACACGCCCGCGATGGCGGGGATGGCCGCGACGGGCATCTTCTGCAGCCCGCGTGTCTCGGCGGTCCAGAAGGAAACCGCGATGGCGCTCTTCGGCGCCTTCGGCGTGGTCGTCGAGATGCCCAAGGAAGAGCTGCTCGACGCGGTGACGGCGGTCTCGGGCTCCGGCCCGGCCTACGTGTTCATGTTCATCGAGGCGATGGCCGACGCGGGCGTGCGGGCAGGCTTGACCCGGGAAGATGCGATGAAGCTTTCGGTGGCGACCGTCGAGGGGTCGGCCCGGATGCTGCGCGAATCGGGCCAGCACCCCGGGCGTCTCAAGGACATGGTGATGTCGCCCGGCGGGACCACAGCGGCCGCGGTCGTGGCGCTCGAACAGGGCGCATTCCGGGGGCTCGTGATGACGGCCGTCGAGGCAGCCTGGAAGCGTTGCCGCGAATTGTCGAAGTAG
- a CDS encoding YggT family protein, with amino-acid sequence MFIARNFITALAMVLDIALTGYMWIVIARAVLSWVNPDPYNPIVRAISSVTDPVFRFLRRRLPLFAGTIDFTPMVVILAIYFLKYFLVASLRELAFRMP; translated from the coding sequence ATGTTCATCGCGCGAAATTTCATCACGGCGCTGGCGATGGTGCTCGACATCGCCCTGACGGGGTACATGTGGATCGTCATCGCCCGGGCCGTGCTGTCGTGGGTCAATCCTGACCCGTACAATCCGATCGTCCGGGCGATCTCCTCCGTGACCGACCCGGTGTTCCGGTTCCTGCGGCGCCGGCTGCCGCTCTTCGCCGGGACCATCGATTTCACACCGATGGTCGTGATCCTGGCGATCTATTTCCTGAAATATTTCCTGGTGGCCTCGCTGCGGGAGCTCGCCTTCCGGATGCCGTGA
- a CDS encoding ATP-binding protein, which produces MSGYRKSILFRLNVLVIAALLPALGVILYNGWKFHRTVIENTRGSLLQLAQAVAFQHEGQVQGLHLLLATLAEVPCVRAGDTAACERLFRKSLEQNPFLHDILLATPDGRVIGAGLTKHAGATLSDRKYFRDALATGRFSAGEYEPGHPGWYPPLNFCLPVRGGDGRGRITRLLVASLDLDAFAGFCRRLNLPEGSTFNLSDHRGVLVYRYPRHNTVVPGTPDRPELRRQMTGPDEEGSFFGVGRDDVRRLLAFKRLRLSPDAPPYLYIRLTVPESSIRTASLRNERNSLYLLALSTLGALAASCVLGGPIIGRRLKQLVAATRRVGQGELAAQTGIPHDESEIGQVAASFDDMARRLESVDRERKNSLDALRTILQTALDGFLVTDLEGRIHDVNEAFCVMTGYAREELLSMRLSDLETEVKPGELDAKIRDIVRTEGSRVETRHRRKDGTKVDLEISTRYLAQEGGKIISFLRDITGRKRDEAERRRLQIQMQNAQKLESLGVLAGGIAHDFNNLLLVILGNIDLVRSGEPPLPPAMRQRLSDADKAAQKAAELCRQMLAYTGGEPLAVERVDIALVVKSMVPLLEMSVSKKASLRVDCAPGLPSVPADPGQLRQVVMNLVVNASEALEGKTGVITLSTRVETPPPGVIDEGARGAGLPARVYACIEVTDNGCGMKPAMRERIFDPFFSTKFTGRGLGLAAVLGIVRAHHGGIAVESRPGKGSRFRVYIPLAEAASPSSADPPADEGWTAGGVVLLVDDEEMVRDVGAEMLAGIGFRVILAVDGVEALERYREHRGEISLVILDLTMPRMDGEETLKALRGIDPGVRVLIASGYREEGGGRFEKMNRVGFLPKPYRIAELRSQVRRVLERA; this is translated from the coding sequence GTGAGCGGTTATCGGAAAAGCATCCTGTTCCGGCTGAACGTCCTGGTCATCGCCGCCCTGTTGCCGGCGCTCGGCGTCATCCTTTACAACGGCTGGAAATTCCATCGGACCGTCATCGAGAATACCCGGGGGAGCCTGCTCCAGCTCGCCCAGGCCGTTGCCTTCCAGCACGAGGGGCAGGTCCAGGGGCTACACCTTCTGCTGGCCACGCTGGCGGAGGTCCCGTGCGTCCGGGCCGGGGACACCGCCGCATGCGAGCGGCTCTTCCGGAAATCGCTGGAGCAGAACCCCTTCCTGCACGACATCCTCCTGGCCACCCCCGACGGCCGCGTAATCGGCGCAGGGCTTACGAAGCACGCGGGGGCAACCCTTTCGGACCGGAAATATTTCAGGGACGCGCTCGCGACAGGACGTTTTTCCGCAGGCGAGTACGAGCCGGGCCACCCGGGCTGGTACCCGCCGCTCAACTTCTGCCTCCCGGTCCGAGGGGGGGACGGCCGAGGGCGCATCACCCGGCTGCTCGTGGCCTCGCTCGACCTCGACGCCTTCGCGGGCTTCTGCCGCCGCCTCAACCTGCCCGAGGGATCCACGTTCAACCTGAGCGACCACCGGGGAGTTCTGGTCTATCGCTACCCGCGTCATAATACGGTCGTCCCGGGAACTCCCGACCGGCCCGAACTGCGCCGGCAGATGACCGGTCCCGATGAGGAAGGCTCCTTCTTCGGCGTCGGCCGCGACGATGTCCGGCGCCTGCTCGCGTTCAAGCGGCTCCGGCTCTCCCCCGACGCGCCCCCCTATCTCTACATCCGGCTGACCGTCCCTGAATCCTCCATCCGGACCGCCTCCCTTCGAAACGAGCGAAACAGCCTGTACCTCCTGGCGCTGTCCACCCTGGGGGCGCTGGCGGCTTCATGCGTCCTCGGCGGCCCGATCATCGGGCGGCGGCTGAAGCAGCTTGTGGCCGCCACGCGGCGGGTCGGGCAGGGCGAGCTGGCCGCCCAGACGGGGATTCCCCATGACGAATCCGAGATCGGCCAAGTGGCCGCCTCTTTCGACGACATGGCCCGACGACTCGAATCGGTCGACCGGGAGCGGAAGAATTCCCTGGATGCACTGCGCACCATCCTGCAGACGGCGCTCGACGGCTTCCTGGTGACCGACCTCGAGGGACGCATCCACGACGTCAACGAGGCCTTCTGCGTTATGACGGGATACGCGCGGGAAGAGCTGCTCTCGATGCGGCTGTCCGACCTGGAGACCGAGGTCAAGCCGGGAGAACTGGATGCCAAGATCCGCGACATCGTCCGGACAGAGGGCAGCCGAGTCGAAACGCGTCACCGCCGGAAGGACGGAACGAAGGTGGACCTCGAGATCAGCACGCGCTATCTCGCGCAGGAGGGCGGGAAGATCATCTCCTTCTTGCGGGACATCACCGGGCGGAAGCGGGACGAGGCGGAGCGCCGCCGGCTCCAGATCCAGATGCAGAACGCGCAGAAGCTCGAAAGCCTGGGCGTGCTGGCCGGCGGGATCGCCCATGACTTCAACAACCTGCTCTTGGTCATCCTCGGCAACATCGACCTGGTCAGGTCGGGCGAGCCGCCTTTGCCTCCGGCGATGCGGCAGAGGCTGTCCGATGCCGACAAGGCGGCGCAGAAAGCCGCGGAACTGTGCCGGCAGATGCTGGCCTATACCGGCGGGGAGCCGCTTGCGGTCGAGCGGGTCGACATCGCCTTGGTCGTGAAGTCGATGGTCCCGCTGCTCGAGATGTCCGTCTCGAAGAAGGCTTCGCTCCGTGTCGACTGCGCCCCCGGGCTTCCTTCCGTGCCGGCCGACCCGGGGCAATTGCGGCAGGTCGTCATGAACCTCGTCGTGAACGCATCCGAGGCGCTCGAGGGAAAGACGGGAGTGATCACGCTCTCGACCCGGGTCGAGACGCCTCCCCCCGGCGTCATCGACGAGGGCGCCCGGGGGGCCGGGCTTCCGGCGCGAGTGTACGCCTGCATCGAGGTGACGGACAACGGCTGCGGCATGAAGCCCGCGATGCGGGAGCGCATCTTCGACCCGTTCTTCTCGACGAAATTCACGGGCCGGGGGCTCGGGCTGGCGGCGGTCCTCGGGATCGTCCGTGCGCACCACGGCGGGATCGCCGTCGAAAGCCGCCCGGGCAAAGGATCGCGTTTCAGGGTCTACATTCCCCTCGCCGAGGCGGCGTCTCCTTCGTCGGCCGATCCTCCGGCCGACGAAGGATGGACGGCCGGCGGGGTCGTGCTCCTGGTCGACGACGAGGAGATGGTCCGCGATGTGGGCGCCGAGATGCTCGCCGGCATCGGATTCCGCGTCATCCTGGCCGTCGACGGGGTCGAGGCGCTCGAGCGCTACCGGGAGCACCGGGGTGAAATCTCCCTGGTGATCCTGGACCTTACCATGCCGCGGATGGACGGCGAGGAAACGCTGAAAGCGTTGCGCGGGATCGACCCGGGCGTCCGGGTCCTGATCGCGAGCGGCTATCGGGAGGAGGGCGGCGGGCGGTTCGAGAAGATGAACCGTGTCGGCTTCCTTCCCAAACCGTACCGCATCGCCGAGCTCCGGTCGCAGGTGCGTCGGGTGCTCGAACGGGCCTGA
- a CDS encoding DUF167 domain-containing protein, whose protein sequence is MSRRPAAPAAASSVDTEQPFVLAVRVQPRSSREEVSGLSEGVLKIRLTAPPVEGKANEALIRFLAKALGLAKGQLELVAGDHGRNKLVRIHGLAPDVAYARLGVGPAPLPGSKRR, encoded by the coding sequence GTGAGCCGCCGCCCCGCAGCCCCTGCCGCCGCATCGTCGGTCGACACCGAGCAACCGTTCGTCCTCGCGGTCCGCGTCCAGCCCAGGTCGTCCAGGGAAGAGGTTTCGGGGCTGTCCGAGGGCGTGCTCAAGATCCGGCTTACGGCTCCGCCGGTCGAGGGAAAGGCCAACGAGGCGCTGATCCGCTTCCTGGCGAAGGCGCTCGGTCTCGCGAAAGGCCAACTTGAACTCGTCGCCGGCGACCACGGCCGCAACAAACTGGTCCGGATCCACGGTCTCGCCCCGGATGTCGCCTATGCCAGGCTGGGCGTCGGTCCCGCCCCTCTTCCTGGTAGCAAGCGTCGCTGA
- the ftsZ gene encoding cell division protein FtsZ: MFSVVEENRCQAVIKVFGVGGGGGNAVNTMIEQGLRGVEFIVANTDAQALTRSLAPLKLQLGTKLTKGLGAGANPDVGRKAAEEDREMLREALTGADMVFITAGLGGGTGTGASPVIAEVAREIGALTVGVVTRPFLFEGSPRRRQADAGLKDLRAIVDTIIVIPNEKLPMVAGKDMKFSEALKKVDDVLFQAVRGISELVTKPGIINLDFADVKTVMSGMGVALMGTGSASGPNRAMAAAEKAISNPLLEDVSIRGARGVLINITASSSLSLTEVQEAATLIQEEADDEANIIFGTVTDETMGDEELQVTVIATGFETVASETMGRPQSSGRRVISLVGGRNEFDRPAILRNGRASEPERVEELPMIDVEAEIEEIDDFEIPTFLRRRSE; this comes from the coding sequence ATGTTTTCAGTGGTCGAGGAAAACCGCTGCCAGGCGGTCATCAAGGTTTTCGGCGTGGGCGGAGGCGGCGGAAACGCCGTCAACACGATGATCGAGCAAGGGCTCCGGGGCGTAGAGTTCATCGTCGCGAATACGGATGCCCAGGCGCTGACGCGCAGCCTCGCTCCGCTCAAGCTGCAGCTCGGGACGAAGCTGACCAAGGGGCTCGGCGCGGGCGCCAACCCCGATGTGGGGCGCAAGGCGGCCGAGGAAGACCGTGAGATGCTTCGAGAGGCGCTGACCGGGGCCGACATGGTCTTCATCACCGCGGGGCTGGGCGGCGGTACGGGGACGGGCGCGAGCCCGGTTATCGCCGAGGTGGCGCGGGAGATCGGCGCGCTCACCGTCGGGGTCGTTACCCGGCCGTTCCTGTTCGAGGGAAGCCCGCGGCGTCGGCAGGCCGATGCGGGGCTCAAGGACCTTCGGGCGATCGTCGACACGATCATCGTCATCCCGAACGAGAAGCTGCCGATGGTGGCGGGCAAGGACATGAAGTTCAGCGAGGCGCTGAAGAAGGTCGACGACGTCCTGTTCCAGGCGGTGCGCGGCATCTCCGAGCTCGTGACCAAGCCGGGCATCATCAACCTCGACTTCGCCGACGTCAAGACCGTCATGTCCGGGATGGGGGTGGCGCTCATGGGGACCGGGAGCGCGTCCGGCCCCAACCGCGCGATGGCGGCGGCCGAGAAGGCGATCTCCAACCCGCTGCTGGAAGACGTTTCGATCCGGGGCGCGCGCGGCGTGCTGATCAACATCACCGCGAGCTCGTCGCTTTCGCTGACCGAGGTCCAGGAGGCGGCGACGCTCATCCAGGAAGAGGCCGACGACGAAGCCAACATCATCTTCGGCACGGTGACCGACGAGACGATGGGCGACGAGGAGCTCCAGGTGACCGTCATCGCTACCGGATTCGAGACGGTCGCCTCCGAGACGATGGGACGGCCGCAGTCGTCCGGGCGGCGGGTGATCTCGCTCGTCGGCGGGCGAAACGAGTTCGATCGCCCCGCCATCCTGCGCAACGGACGCGCCTCCGAGCCGGAGCGGGTCGAGGAGTTGCCGATGATCGACGTCGAGGCAGAGATCGAGGAGATCGACGACTTCGAGATCCCGACGTTCCTGCGCCGGCGCTCCGAGTAG
- a CDS encoding radical SAM protein — protein sequence MKDAGRRKGKPEGAGRGSGPFRFRESAAPLETGGGRKEWGGRLRVALVYPNRYAVAMANLGFLTIHARINLRVDALCERAFLPDSRGASFDATPDGAPIRTLESGRPLSDFDIVAFSLSCETDLANLPSVLSAGGVTPLRIDRASTAGARPLVLGGGFAASLNPEMAGAIADAIVVGDGERALEAILDHGAPSVEQERYLKALAGIPGVYVPAGYRPEYDDAVAGDPPGGGRLRRIHPLPGFPEKVVREEVDLARYPQPPVVSSPEAEMGDMILVETSRGCPGKCAFCAASHACPRFREAPVDQVRAVVDAAWPQRKKVGLVGAAVLDWSPFRAFAREILARGGAVSPASVRADLVDDEIAEILRRSGQRTVALAPESGDAARRARIGKKIPDAVFLSAGRTLARAGILSFKLYFLVGVPGAPADEEVGGTVAFMRAFKGAVLEEAKAIGRMGTVTAVLSPFVPKPFTPLQWAAMASEKELSNRMAAIAKAVRPEGNLAVTSDTARSALLQGYLGLSDRRVSTLLSRCRPNKGSLPSGPLPVRMEELLYREKDADECFPWDAVDGGAPRITLRSRYEAISSR from the coding sequence ATGAAGGACGCGGGAAGAAGAAAGGGAAAGCCGGAAGGCGCGGGCCGCGGAAGCGGCCCGTTCCGTTTTCGCGAGTCGGCGGCGCCGTTGGAGACGGGCGGGGGCCGGAAGGAATGGGGCGGCCGGCTGCGCGTGGCGCTGGTCTACCCGAACCGCTATGCCGTCGCGATGGCGAACCTGGGATTCCTGACAATCCACGCCCGCATCAACCTCCGCGTCGACGCGCTGTGCGAACGGGCGTTCCTCCCCGATTCCCGCGGGGCAAGCTTCGACGCAACCCCGGACGGCGCCCCGATCCGGACGCTGGAGAGCGGCCGGCCGCTTTCCGATTTCGACATCGTCGCCTTCTCCCTGTCGTGCGAGACCGACCTGGCGAACCTCCCGTCGGTCCTGTCGGCCGGAGGCGTGACGCCGCTGCGGATCGACCGCGCGTCGACGGCCGGAGCCCGTCCGCTGGTCCTGGGGGGAGGATTCGCTGCTTCCCTCAACCCGGAGATGGCGGGGGCGATCGCCGACGCGATCGTCGTGGGCGACGGGGAACGGGCGCTGGAAGCGATCCTCGACCATGGGGCGCCAAGCGTGGAGCAGGAAAGGTACCTGAAGGCGCTGGCCGGCATCCCGGGCGTCTACGTCCCCGCGGGATATCGCCCCGAGTATGACGATGCGGTTGCCGGCGATCCGCCCGGCGGGGGGCGCCTCCGCCGGATCCATCCGCTCCCGGGGTTCCCCGAAAAGGTCGTCAGGGAAGAGGTCGACCTGGCCCGTTACCCTCAGCCGCCGGTCGTTTCGTCGCCGGAAGCGGAGATGGGAGACATGATCCTCGTCGAGACTTCACGCGGTTGCCCGGGCAAGTGCGCCTTCTGCGCTGCCTCCCATGCCTGCCCCCGGTTTCGCGAGGCGCCGGTCGACCAGGTGCGCGCCGTCGTCGATGCGGCGTGGCCGCAGCGGAAGAAAGTGGGGCTGGTCGGGGCGGCGGTGCTCGACTGGTCGCCGTTCCGTGCTTTCGCCCGCGAGATCCTGGCGCGCGGCGGCGCCGTCTCGCCCGCGTCGGTTCGCGCCGACCTCGTCGACGACGAGATCGCGGAGATCCTGCGCCGGAGCGGCCAGCGGACGGTGGCGCTGGCGCCCGAGAGCGGCGACGCCGCGCGCCGGGCGCGGATCGGCAAGAAGATCCCGGACGCCGTTTTCCTTTCCGCCGGCCGGACGCTGGCGCGGGCGGGGATTCTCTCGTTCAAGCTCTATTTCCTGGTGGGGGTACCGGGGGCGCCTGCCGACGAGGAGGTCGGGGGGACGGTCGCGTTCATGCGCGCATTCAAGGGGGCTGTGCTCGAGGAGGCGAAGGCGATCGGCCGGATGGGAACGGTGACGGCGGTGCTGTCGCCCTTCGTCCCGAAGCCGTTCACGCCGTTGCAGTGGGCGGCCATGGCGTCGGAGAAGGAACTATCGAACCGGATGGCGGCCATCGCGAAGGCGGTCCGGCCCGAGGGGAACCTGGCGGTGACGTCGGACACGGCGCGCTCGGCACTGCTCCAGGGATACCTGGGGTTATCCGACCGCAGGGTGTCGACGCTCTTGTCCCGATGCCGTCCGAACAAGGGATCGTTGCCGTCGGGGCCGCTGCCGGTGCGGATGGAGGAATTGCTGTATCGCGAAAAGGACGCGGACGAATGCTTCCCTTGGGACGCCGTGGACGGGGGGGCGCCCCGCATCACGTTGCGTTCCCGCTACGAGGCGATCAGCTCCCGGTGA
- a CDS encoding YggS family pyridoxal phosphate-dependent enzyme, whose translation MGRGTGLSCAPSVRERVAEVRGRIAQAAARAGRRPEEVLLVGVSKRQPVDKLLEAHAAGVTVFGENYLQEAEGKVAALSDATWHFIGGLQGNKVKKAVSLFSCIQTVDSARLAAEISRRAAEAGRTMPLLIEVNVGGEESKGGVDPEGLPGLVEAIGKMPNLALRGLMAIPPMTGDAEGSRPYFARLRTLLASVRGVAPGMTELSMGMSDDYETAIEEGATMVRIGTALFGAREG comes from the coding sequence GTGGGCCGGGGAACGGGCTTGAGCTGCGCCCCTTCTGTTCGGGAGCGGGTCGCCGAGGTCCGCGGCCGCATCGCGCAAGCGGCCGCCCGGGCCGGGCGCCGCCCGGAAGAGGTGCTCCTGGTCGGGGTGTCCAAGCGGCAGCCGGTCGACAAGCTGCTCGAGGCGCACGCGGCGGGCGTAACCGTTTTCGGCGAGAATTACCTGCAGGAGGCCGAGGGCAAGGTCGCGGCGCTCTCCGATGCGACCTGGCACTTCATCGGCGGGCTGCAGGGCAACAAGGTCAAGAAGGCGGTCTCGCTCTTTTCCTGCATCCAGACGGTCGACTCCGCGCGGCTGGCGGCCGAGATCTCCCGGAGGGCGGCCGAGGCGGGGCGCACGATGCCGTTGCTGATCGAGGTCAACGTGGGCGGCGAGGAGAGCAAGGGAGGCGTCGATCCGGAAGGCCTCCCGGGACTCGTCGAGGCGATCGGGAAGATGCCGAACCTGGCGCTGCGGGGACTGATGGCGATTCCTCCGATGACGGGAGACGCCGAAGGGAGCCGTCCTTACTTCGCGCGGCTGCGCACGCTCCTGGCATCGGTCCGCGGCGTTGCGCCGGGGATGACGGAGCTGTCGATGGGGATGTCCGACGATTACGAGACGGCGATCGAGGAGGGGGCCACGATGGTTCGCATCGGGACTGCCCTGTTCGGCGCACGGGAGGGGTGA
- a CDS encoding secondary thiamine-phosphate synthase enzyme YjbQ, which produces MRTQTLSFTTDHPQQMVDITGEIRKVLKDSGVTTGAASIFVPHTTAGVTLNENADPNVRTDLLAALDALAPVQANYLHAEGNSHAHIKATLVGSSVHIFVETGQLMLGTWQGVFLCEFDGPRTRNVLVRVTGS; this is translated from the coding sequence ATGCGCACCCAGACGCTCAGCTTCACCACCGACCACCCGCAGCAGATGGTCGACATCACGGGGGAGATCCGGAAAGTGCTGAAGGACAGCGGCGTGACCACCGGCGCCGCGAGCATCTTCGTCCCGCACACCACCGCCGGCGTCACCCTCAACGAGAACGCCGACCCCAACGTCCGCACCGACCTGCTCGCGGCGCTCGATGCGCTGGCGCCCGTCCAGGCGAACTACCTGCACGCCGAGGGCAATTCCCACGCCCACATCAAGGCCACGCTCGTCGGTTCCTCGGTGCACATCTTCGTCGAGACGGGGCAGCTCATGCTGGGCACCTGGCAGGGCGTCTTCCTCTGCGAGTTTGACGGCCCCCGCACGCGCAACGTGCTGGTGCGCGTCACCGGGAGCTGA